agaccttgctttgatgcgtcacaataaatcacaaaatcattatttccttcaggcaatgacaatataggtgccgtagttagctttttcttcaataactgaaacgctttctcttgttcatccttccattcaaatttcttccctttatgcgttaatgcagtcaagggtttttctattctggaaaaatcttggatgaaccttctgtagtaaccagctagtcctaaaaaatggcgtatgtgtttcggagttttcggggtttcccacttttcaacagtttctatctttgccggatccaccttaataccttctttgttcactatgtgaccgaggaattgaacttcttccaaccaaaatgcacactttgaaaacttagcgtacaattcttccttcctcaatacttctaacacctttctcaaatgttcaccgtgttcttggtcattctttgagtaaataagtatgtcatcaatgaaaacaatgacaaacttgtcaaggtatggtccacacactcggttcataaggtccatgaacacagctggtgcattagttaaaccaaacagcatgaccataaacttgtaatgaccgtaacgtgttctgaaagcagtctttggaatatcatcttctttcacccgcatttgatgatacccggaacgtaagtcaatctttgaataaacagacgagccttgtagttgatcaaataagtcgtcgattcttggtagtgggtatcggttcttgatggtaagtttgttcaactctcggtattcgatatacaacctgaatgtaccatctttcttcttgacaaacaaaacaggagctccccacggtgatgtgcttggtcgaataaaaccacgctctaaaagttcttataattggctttgcagtttttttatctcgctgggtgcgagtatgtaaggagcacgagctattggtgcagctcctggtacaagatctatttgaaattcaatggatcgatgtgggggtaatcccggtaattctttcgaaaatacatcgggaaattcttttgcgacgggaacatcattgatgctcttttcttcagtttgtactttctcgacgtgtgctagaacagcatagcaaccttttcttattagtttttgtgccttcaaattactaataagatgtagcttcgtgttgcccttttctccgtacaccattaagggttctccttcttcttgtacaatgcgaattgcatttttataacatacgatctctgctttcaccttcttcagccagtccatgccaactattacatcaaaactccctaactctactggtatcaaatcaatcttaaatatttcgctacccagtttaatttctcgattccggcatatataatctgctgaaattaatttaccgtttgctaattcgagtaaaaatttactatccaacggcgtcaatggacaacttaatttagcacaaaaatctctgctcatatagcttctatccgcacccgaatcaaatgaaacgtaagcagatttattgtcaataagaaacgtacccgtaacaagctccgggtcttcctgtgcctctgtcgcattaatattgaaaactcttccgcggccttgtccattcgtgttctcctggttcgggcaatttctaataatgtggcccggttttccacatttataacaaactacattggcataacttgctccgatattacttgctccgccattactcgttccgacaccatttgttcctttcgttctgttaacccctggtccgtagacctcacacttcgccacgctatgaccatttcttttacacttgttgcaaaatttggtgcagaactccgagtgatacttttcacacctttggcatagctgcttctgattgttgttgttgttgcggttattattgttgttgggatgattgttgtagttgctgttgttgttgttgttgttattgttgttgttgttgggccttttgttgtagttgcgattgatgttgcgattgttgggatagttgttgcgattattgttgtaattgctgttgttgttgtattggtgattcttatcaccattttcctctcactttcttttgacttgcttcacattggcctcttcagcagtccgttctttaattctttcttcaatctggttcactagtttatgagccattctacatgcctgttgtatggaggcgggctcgtgtgaacttatatcttcttggattctttccggtaatcctttcacaaacacgtcgatcttctcttcctcatcttcgaatgctcccggacacaataagcataattctgtgaatcatctttcgtacgtggtaatatcaaatccttgggtttgtaaccctctaagttctgtcttgagcttattgacctcgattctgggacggtacttctcgttcatcaagtgcttgaatactgaccacggttgtgcgtaagcatcatcttgtcccacttgctctagataggtattccaccatgttaacgtagaacctgtgaaggtatgcgtagcgtacttcactttgtcctcttcagtacacttacttatggcaaataccgattcgaccttctcggtccaccgtttcaatccgataggtccttcggttccatcaaattccaaaggtttgcaggcagtgaattctttgtaggtgcatcctacacgatttcctgtactgctagatccaaggttattgttggtatgtagtgcagcctatactgcggctatgtttgaagcaagaaaggcacgaaattcctcttcgctcatattcaaggtgtgtcgagtagtcggtgccatttccttcaaaatagtcaaatgaaacaagttaatcatatagaatatcaagagtagtcaatagtatttcgtatcgtaatatgaacttatttataaaagctctttcttcatattagcgttttatactctttaattcgggtagtacctacccgttaagttcatacttagtagctaacataccatttcaactactacaattctatatgaaaaactaatcgcaaaaacaaaaaacaaaaatatatcatattcaagcctttatacaataacttgcaaacttacaataccgctattttacatatagaatgaaatatagtacataaaactttgatacaaagtagttgcgaagataattctagttaataaataaggcgttcagcaaaggcaataaagatacgtaattcatacgtccagaaacaagtcatgcattctggttttactaataccacttcccatccttggttttgtggaacataatcgttgtgaccgatagtaagacaatgtgttgtaacgtcgtcaaaaggatgaaggttacgtaatgaccaacagtctcgtaataacctaaaaacctcatttttttaccccaattaccgactccgtaacttgtgggaacgttttgtttaatagttgtagcccgatgttcttgtgctcactttggtgagaagcgaacattactaacctgtaagtataacatgcttctttatgttgcatgttagccgctttttctaaatcacgaagtcctatattcggatatattgagtcaaaataatttcttaacccgttgcgtaaaatagcatttgggttccccgcaatatatgcgtcaaagtaaacacatcgtaacttatggatttcccaatgtgatatcccccatctttcgaacgaaatccttttataaaccaaggtattcttggaacgttcttcgaatgtcttacaaactgatctcgccttaaatagttgtgccgaggaattctgaccgactctagacaagatttcatcaatcatgtctcaaggtaggtctcttaaaatattgggttgtctatccattttgtgtttttatactgtaaaatagacaagagttagattcataaaaaaaatacttattaatacaagcaatttttacatatatcataaagcataagcacactatattacatatattacaccacacgaatacaactatcttattccgactcgctcgtttcttcttcttcggttttggttcgttttgccaagtttcttgggatatatgatgttcccctaatacgagccgtcattttccacattggtttagaaaaacctggtggtttagaggttcccgggttattgtcacaacttaagaaatacgggtattgacgatacatataaatttcatcgggtttggaatcaaatttctctatttttatgccctttcccttattgttctcttttgccttattaaattgtgttggggtaatttctataatatcatcggaatccttgtcggaatccgattcatcggagaattggtaatcctcccaatactttgcttccttggcggaaacaccattgactataattaactttggtcgattggttgaggattttcttctacttaaccgttttattatttcccccactggttctatttcttcttccggttccgattcttcttccggttccgattcttcttccggttctgactcttcttccggttcctcttcgggaacttgtgaatcagtccacgaatcattccaatatacatttgactcttcattattattaggtgagtcaatgggacttgttctagaggcagacatctatcacatgatatcaaacgcgttaagagattaatatatcacataatattcacatgttaaaaatatatagtttccaacaaaatttgttaagcaatcatttttcaagtaaacacggtcgaagtccagactcactaatgcatcctaacaaactcgataagacacactaatgcaaaattatatttctctaagaccaacgctcggatatcaactgaaatgtcccgttcttattgattaaaaacgttccatattaattgatttcgttgcgaggttttgacctctatatgagacgtttttcaaagactgcattcattttaaaacaaaccataacctttatttcatcaataaaggtttaaaaatctttacgtagattatcaaataatgataatctaaaatatcctgtttacacacgactattacataatggtttacaatacaaatatgttgcaacgaaataagtttcttgaatgcagtttttacacaatatcatacaagcatggactccaaatcttgtccttatttaagtatgcgacagcggaagctcttaataatcacctgagaataaacatgcttaaaatgtcaacaaataaatgttggtgagttataggtttaacctatatatatcaaatcgtcacaatagaccacaagatttcatatttcaatatacatcccatacatagagataaaaatcattcatatggtgaacacctgataaccgacattaacaagatgcatatataagaatatccccatcattcttggatcctccttcggacatgatataaatttcgaagtactaaagcatccggtactttggatggggcttgttgggcccggtagatctatctttaggattcgcatcaattagggtgtctgttccctaattcttagattaccagacttaataaaaaggggcatatttgatttcgataattcaaccatagaatgtagtttcacgtacttgtgtctattttgtaaatcatttataaaacctgtatgtattctcatcccaaaaatattagattttaaaagtgggactataactcactttcacagatttttacttcgtcgggaagtaagacttggccactggttgattcacgaacctataacaaatatgtacatatatatcaaagtatgttcaaaatatatttacaacacttttaatacattttgatgttttaagttcattaagtcagctgtcctcgttagtaacctacaactagttgtccaaagttagatgtacagaaaaaaattgatatatattatcttgaatcaatccacgacccagtgtatacacgtctcaggctagatcacaactcaaagtatatatatttttggaatcaacctcaaccctgtatagctaactcccacattactgcatatagagtgtctatggttgttccaaataatatgtacacatgggtcgatatgatatgtcaaaacatttgtatacgtgtctatggtatcacaagattacataatatattagaatacatgtataatacaatataagttagctaggatatgattgatatagatttgttaccaattttcgcgtagctacaacaagaaaaattatccaatcttgttttacccataacttcttcgttttaaatccgttttgagtgaatcaaattgctatggtttcatattgaactctattttatgaatctaaacagaaaaagtatagatttatagtcggaaatataagttacaagtcgtttttgtaagaggtagtcatttctgtcgaaagaacgacgtcttgatgaccattttgaaaaacatattttcactttgagtttaaccatgatttttggatatagtttcatgttcataagaaaaatcattttcccagaagaacaacttttaaatcaaagtttatcatagtttttaattaactaacccaaaacagcccgcggtgttactacgacgacgtaaatccggttttacggtgtttttcatgtttccatgttttaaatcattaaattagcatatcatatagatatagaacatgtgtttagttgattttaaaagtcaagttagaaggattaacttttgtttgagaacaagtttagaattaactaaactatgttctagtgattacaagtttaaaccttcgaataagatagctttatatgtatgaatcgaatgatgttatgaacatcattactacctcaagttttctggataaagctactggaaatgagaaaaatggatctagcttcaaaggatccttggatggcttgaaagttcttgaagcagaatcatgacacgaaaacagttcaagtaagattttcactcgaaataagattgttatagttatagaaattgaatcaaagtttgaatatgagtattaccttgtattagaaagatatcttactgtaaataagaaagatttcttgaggttggatgatcactctacaagattggaagtaagttagcaaacttggaagtattcttgattttatgaaactagaacttgtagaatttatgaagaacacttagaacttgaagatagaacttgagagagatcaattagatgaagaaaattgaagaatgaaagtgtttgtaggtgtttttggtcattggtgtatggattagatataaaggatatgtaattttgttttcatgtaaataagtcatgaatgattactcatatttttgtaattttatgagatatttcatgctagttgccaaatgatggttcccacatgtgttaggtgactcacatgggatgctaagagctaatcattggagtgtatataccaatagtacatacatctaaaagctgtgtattgtacgagtacgaatacgggtgcatacgatagaattgttgatgaaactgaacgaggatgtaattgtaagcatttttgttaagtagaagtattttgataagtgtcttgaagtctttcaaaagtgtatgaatacatattaaaacactacatgtatatacattttaactgagtcgttaagtcatcgttagtcgttacatgtaagtgttgttttgaaacctttaggttaacgaaattgttaaatgttgttaacccaatgtttataatatcaaatgagattttaaattattatattatcatgatattatgatgtactaatatctcttaatatgatatatacacattaaatgtcgttacaacgataatcgttacatatatgtctcgtttcaaaatcattaagttagtagtcttgtttttacatatgtagttcattattaatatacttaatgatatgtttacttatcataatatcatgttaactatatatatataaccatatatatgtcatcatatagtttttacaagttttaacgttcgtgaatcaccggtcaacttgggtggtcaattgtctatatgaaacatatttcaattaatcaagtcttaacaagtttgattgcttaacatgttggaaacacttaatcatgtaaataacaatttcatttaatatatatatatatataaacatggaaaagttcgggtcactacagtatccatatccatatccatttattttttttagttttcatccatccatatccatatccgttgggTGAAGcgagttaatggataattatccatatccgtttaaatttatcttatttttaacaattataagcggtggttcattatatacgatcaaaagtaatattttttaatagcttaagcgaccgaaagtcacatttttactaatctatataacaaatattcaataaataGCCTATTAAATGTGTAAAGACATTGACATgcaagttgcttacttttagttacatgaaaacacatttaaaccaccaaagtatgataaatacatttaaattaaacaaaacaaaatataagaataaagttatatttttagagaaaatataacgaaagatgaatatgaataaaattaatgaaatatcactacataaatgatactaatttaagtaataaatttatatatttagttatttcgggtggaagcgggttcatccatggatgaaattttttcgtccatatccatatccatatccatttagatcgtccatatccacgaatagtcgggtggatcggatggatatccactggatcagaTATCTATTGCCATCCCTAATCACAAACCTATTGTTTTAGGGAAAAAGTTATGCAATTAGGGCCCCATACCTTTTCGTTTTAACAACATATGGCTTGCAAACAAAGGCTTTATCGAACGTTGTGAATCTCAGTGGGAGAGTTTTCAAGTCAAGGGATGGTCTGCTTTCAAAATCAACAAAAAGTTAAGATTGCTCAAGAACGACATAAAACAGTGGAACTCTGAACAAACAGACAGGGATGCTTTTGATTTAAAAACTTGTGGTGCTGAAATTAAAAATCTAAAGTTTAGTTTTCGAGCTAGAGATTTGAGCAATGCCGAGGTTGCACGGTTAGCCTCCTTAAAGCTTATCAAAAAGAAATTGTCAATCCGAATCGAATCCAAAAATAGGCTCCACTCTCAATTTCTTTGGCTAAAACTTAGTGATAAGAATTCGAGATTCTTCCACACCATGTCTCGCATAagacaacaatcatcgtacatagCGGGTATTAAAATTAATGACTTATGGGTTGAAGATCCTGCTATTGTTAAGGAATACGCGGTCAGTTTATTTGAGTCTCTTTTTTCGGTCCCTTCTATTACTGTTCACCAGGCTTATGTCGACAGGATGTGGGCTGCCATTAATTTGGGTCGCGTTCCAGCCCACCTGCTACCCTCTTTAGATGTTGCATTTTCGAATGAAGAAATCTGTTAAGTTATCAAATTCTTCGATGGTAATAAAACACCGGGTCCGGATGGTTTCACCCTATATTTCTTTAAAAAGTCGTGGCATTTTTTAGAAGACAACATTAGGGAAATGTTTGATGAGTTCCACGCTAACCCTTGTTTTCCCAAGGGGTTCAACTCGTCTTTTATTGTTCTAATTCCTAAGTCCAATTTGGCCATGAGTATCGAGCACTTGCGTCCTATTAGTCTCTTAAATGCCCCTTACAAAATCATTGCAAAAACCATAGCTAATAGATTGAAACGGGCTATTCCTTTCATTATTAGCGAAAGCCAAAATGGGTTCGTTCCTTCACGTTTAATTATGGACGGGGTAATGGTTGTTAGCGAGGTTGTCCATATGGCAAAGAAGAAAAAGATTCCTCTTGTGTTATTAAAAATTGACTTCTCAAAGGCATATGATAGTGTGTCTCACGAATTCCTCCTAAAAGTTTTGCACAAGATGGGTTTCGGGTCTAAATTTATTCTATGGATCAAGACGTTCATTTCAAGTGTTAACTTTTCGGTTCTTTTGAACTGTTCTCCTTCTCGCTAGGGTATTATGAAGCGTGGGTTGAGACAAGGAGACCCGCTATCTTCCTTCTTGTTTATCATAGTCGCGGAGGTCCTAAGTAAGTTTCTTTCCAAAGATCTATCTAACGATGAGCTCGAAGGTTTTTGTGTTAATCCCAATATGATATTGAACCACTCTCAATTCTCCGATGATACGGTTATATTTGCTCAACCAAATGCAAAGGAGCTTAACCGAATCAAGTACATTTTGCATGTCTTTTCTCAACTTTCCGGTCTTAAAATGAATGCAAATAAAACTACCATGTATGGGATCCATGTTTCTAGAGAAGAAATGATTTCCTTCTCGAATATTTTTTTATTGTAAAGTAGGTCACTTTCCTTTGGAATATCTTGGTATTCCTATTGGCCTTACTAGAGAAAGAGTGTCAATGTGGGAGCCGGTTATCAATAAAGTCAAACGCAAATTAGCCGGATGGAAAGGTAGGTTCCTCTCGTTTGGAGGACGACTCGTTATGGTCAATGCGGTAATCTCTAACCTACCTCTTCACTATATGTCAATTTATAAAGCACCGGTGTTCATCATAAAACAACTTGAAAGGTACTGTAGAAATTTCTTATGGGGAGGTGATTGTCTTAAAAAGAAAACGTGTTTAGTGAAATGGGACTCGGTGTGTCTTCCTAATGACTTGGGCGGTTTAGGCATCACTCTGCTTCGACTAAAAAACCTCGATATGTTAGCCAAGTGGTGGGTTCGCTTAGATTCCAAACAACAATTCTTATAGAAATCCTTGGTTGTTACCTCCTTTGGCCCTTCGTTTCGTGGTAAAATCACGAACAATGTATCCTCGCTTCATAATTCCCAAATTTCGCCAATATGGAGAGATTTGATAAATATCCAAAATACCAACCCCGCTCAGTGTATTGTTGGATCCAATGTTTGGAAGTGGAAATTAGGAGATGGGGCGAGTATCTTGTTTTGGTTCGACCCTTGGGCCGGTGGTCGTATTTTGAAGGATGATTTCCCTTCCTTGTTTTTCATTAGTGAGCAGAAAACTAGCTGTGTAAAAAGTTTTCGTTTTCCTCCTGATATTTCTACTAGACAGCTTGGTTGGAATCTTCATTTATCTTTTCCTTTATCCGAGTTTAATCGCCTCAAAGCCCAACAACTTCACGCTTTTCTCGCTCGTTTTTCCCTACTGGATTCTGTTTCGGATCAATTAATTTGGGCTGCAGGCCCATCCGAGGCGTTCTCTATTGCAGATGCCATTAGGCTGCTGGTTCAGTCGAGCAATGTTATTCATCCTGTGTGGCCCAAAGTCGTTTGGGGCAATAACGTTCCATCTAAAATCATGGTTTTTCATTGGCTCGCTATTAAAGATAGTATACCGGTCAAAGATGTCCTCGCAAGAAGACATATCCTTCCTTCAAATATTCCATCGGTATGTGTCTTTTGTAGGGTTGAAGTGGAATCCGTCAATCATTTGT
This genomic stretch from Rutidosis leptorrhynchoides isolate AG116_Rl617_1_P2 chromosome 11, CSIRO_AGI_Rlap_v1, whole genome shotgun sequence harbors:
- the LOC139876212 gene encoding uncharacterized protein, which gives rise to MILNHSQFSDDTVIFAQPNAKELNRIKYILHVFSQLSGHFPLEYLGIPIGLTRERVSMWEPVINKVKRKLAGWKGDGASILFWFDPWAGGRILKDDFPSLFFISEQKTSCVKSFRFPPDISTRQLGWNLHLSFPLSEFNRLKAQQLHAFLARFSLLDSVSDQLIWAAGPSEAFSIADAIRLLVQSSNVIHPVWPKVVWGNNVPSKIMVFHWLAIKDSIPVKDVLARRHILPSNIPSVCVFCRVEVESVNHLLIHCKWTSSIWTELFRWWNIRWVIPRSIVDFSFDWYYGMGIKASRFWKLIGPATIWAIWMTRNDVVFNGTVPCRSFVIRNVKLKSFLWATNLKLVHGLQAYVWEQNLFLLCL